From a region of the Paenibacillus sp. R14(2021) genome:
- a CDS encoding 2-oxoacid:acceptor oxidoreductase family protein, with the protein MALLPKQNDLGFFEIRLESIGGLGANLAGKMLAEAGVVGSGFNGVSFSSYGSEKKGSPVKAHIRFCDLETNIRDTTPVERPHIVGVFHENLSKTVNVISGIYEDSVVLVNSSKTPEQLKEKMNLAAGTLAVVDATGISLEENNRVNMAMLGGLFRLCDFLDFEHMKGIIRKSLEKKYPQAVEPALRTFQRGYDEVQFQTFGLPEGIAMPQPARWDVPSLGYLTQPIGGMIVNPGNSVLKDLSISRQGMMPHFDEEKCIHCAACDTACPDFCFVWEEQPDKKGRPQMFLQGIDYQYCKGCLKCVVACPTEALASERETDGYGDEHRVPHKFDWASAN; encoded by the coding sequence ATGGCATTACTTCCAAAGCAGAATGATCTTGGATTCTTTGAAATTCGACTGGAATCGATCGGCGGTCTCGGTGCCAACCTCGCGGGAAAAATGTTAGCTGAAGCGGGTGTAGTTGGAAGCGGTTTCAACGGGGTAAGCTTCTCCTCTTACGGTTCGGAGAAGAAAGGGTCGCCGGTTAAGGCGCATATTCGGTTCTGCGATTTGGAGACGAATATCCGTGATACGACACCGGTCGAGCGTCCCCATATCGTCGGCGTGTTTCACGAGAATTTATCCAAAACCGTCAATGTCATCAGCGGGATTTATGAAGACAGCGTTGTATTGGTTAATTCCTCCAAAACTCCGGAGCAGCTGAAGGAGAAAATGAATCTCGCCGCTGGTACACTTGCCGTCGTCGATGCAACAGGGATTTCACTTGAAGAAAACAATCGTGTCAACATGGCTATGCTTGGCGGCTTGTTCCGGCTCTGCGACTTCCTGGATTTCGAGCATATGAAAGGCATTATCCGCAAATCGCTGGAGAAGAAATATCCGCAGGCGGTCGAACCCGCCCTTCGCACGTTCCAGCGCGGTTATGACGAAGTCCAATTCCAGACCTTCGGGCTGCCGGAAGGCATTGCGATGCCGCAGCCGGCGCGCTGGGATGTTCCGTCGCTAGGCTATTTGACGCAGCCGATCGGCGGCATGATCGTTAATCCCGGCAACAGCGTGCTGAAGGATCTGTCTATCAGCCGGCAAGGGATGATGCCGCATTTCGACGAGGAGAAATGCATCCACTGCGCTGCCTGCGACACGGCTTGTCCGGACTTCTGCTTCGTGTGGGAAGAACAGCCGGATAAGAAAGGGCGTCCGCAGATGTTCCTGCAGGGCATCGATTATCAATATTGCAAAGGCTGCTTGAAATGCGTTGTCGCTTGTCCCACGGAGGCGCTTGCTTCCGAACGGGAAACAGACGGCTATGGCGACGAGCATCGCGTACCGCACAAATTTGATTGGGCATCAGCGAATTAA